Proteins encoded within one genomic window of Cucumis sativus cultivar 9930 chromosome 3, Cucumber_9930_V3, whole genome shotgun sequence:
- the LOC101205456 gene encoding aquaporin NIP2-1-like (The RefSeq protein has 1 substitution compared to this genomic sequence) yields MARRSDDEEAFIALGNECSDPQPPLFRDRFDELYPPEFSRKLVAEVIATYLLVFVSCGVAALSGSDEPVVTKLGASITCGLIVTVMIYSAGHISGAHMNPAVTIAFAAVRRFPWRQVPLYAAAQLSGATSAAFTLRILMDPIQDLGTTSPHGPALKALVMEIVVSFCMMFVTSAVATDTKAIGELGGVAVGSAVCISSIFAGPISGGSMNPARSIGPAIASSRYEGIWVYMIGPVTGTLLASFSYNFIRATEKHTHSLSLH; encoded by the exons atggcgaGACGCAGCGACGATGAAGAAGCCTTTATTGCCTTGGGAAACGAGTGCTCTGATCCTCAACCACCCTTGTTCCGCGACCGATTTGATGAACTTTACCCGCCCGAGTTCTCACGAAAG CTTGTGGCGGAGGTGATCGCTACGTATTTGCTTGTGTTTGTGTCGTGTGGTGTGGCGGCATTGAGTGGGAGTGATGAACCGGTAGTGACGAAGCTTGGAGCTTCAATTACCTGTGGATTGATTGTGACGGTGATGATTTACTCCGTCGGACATATCTCCGGCGCTCATATGAATCCAGCGGTTACTATTGCTTTTGCTGCTGTTCGGCGATTTCCATGGAGACAg GTTCCACTTTATGCAGCAGCTCAATTAAGTGGAGCTACGTCTGCAGCCTTCACACTACGCATATTAATGGATCCAATTCAAGATTTAGGTACTACTTCACCACATGGACCGGCTTTGAAAGCACTTGTTATGGAGATTGTTGTCTCATTTTGTATGATGTTTGTCACTTCTGCGGTTGCCACCGACACCAAAGCT ATAGGAGAGCTTGGAGGCGTAGCTGTGGGGTCAGCTGTATGTATCTCGTCCATCTTTGCTGG GCCAATATCGGGTGGATCGATGAACCCAGCAAGATCAATAGGACCAGCCATTGCAAGTTCACGTTACGAAGGAATTTGGGTGTACATGATCGGTCCAGTTACAGGAACCTTGCTTGcatcattttcatataatttcatACGAGCCACTGAAAAACACACCCATTCACTCTCGTTACATTGA
- the LOC101205216 gene encoding gibberellin-regulated protein 4 encodes MAMPKFAALLLLALIAISMLQTAVMAGRGGRNRNPYGPGSVKAFQCPNRCATRCGRTQYHKPCMFFCQKCCRKCLCVPPGYYGNKAVCPCYNNWKTKEGGPKCP; translated from the exons ATGGCGATGCCCAAGTTCGCTGCTCTCTTGCTCTTGGCTCTCATTGCCATTTCCATGCTTCAGACTGCT GTCATGGCCGGCAGGGGTGGTCGAAACAGG AACCCATATGGACCAGGAAGTGTCAAAGCCTTCC AATGCCCAAATCGATGTGCCACACGGTGTGGAAGAACACAATACCACAAGCCATGCATGTTTTTCTGCCAAAAGTGCTGCAGGAAGTGCTTGTGTGTGCCGCCTGGCTACTATGGAAACAAAGCCGTTTGTCCTTGCTACAACAACTGGAAGACAAAGGAAGGAGGACCCAAATGCCCTTAA